In one Brevibacterium sp. CBA3109 genomic region, the following are encoded:
- a CDS encoding glycosyltransferase family 1 protein — MSKSTRSPQPSETIRVFFDARFTRTTHHDGISRYGSCLLAALLKAVRRTDIEVTAIINDEAQLDLLPDCAWVKLNSPTSPQEIFMGRKLNALGADVVFSTMQVMGSTGRRYGLILTVHDLIYYSHPLPPADLPSAVRMLWRAYHLSFAPQRLLLGRADAIAAVSQTTKDLIADHRLSTKPVTVVSNAAEAAVAGVRAVNRHDARSLVYMGAFLPYKNVETLIRSLVHLPGWTLHIASRIDGRREAALRALIPDQAKVVFHRGVSDDEYAELLEGATALVTASQEEGFGLPVIEAMAQGVPVAISDISIFHEIAGDAAVYFDPDDASDVAATIGRLTDARLWSELSAAGQKQAQSFDWDSSAQALVGMIRSVQASRQ, encoded by the coding sequence ATGAGCAAAAGCACACGCAGTCCTCAGCCGAGCGAAACGATCCGCGTCTTCTTCGATGCCCGCTTCACGCGAACGACCCACCACGACGGCATCTCCCGCTACGGCTCATGCCTGCTCGCGGCTCTTCTGAAAGCCGTGCGCAGAACCGACATCGAGGTCACTGCCATCATCAACGACGAGGCTCAATTGGATCTGCTCCCCGACTGCGCGTGGGTCAAACTCAACTCCCCCACGTCGCCACAGGAGATCTTCATGGGGAGAAAGCTCAACGCCCTCGGTGCCGATGTGGTCTTCTCAACCATGCAGGTGATGGGATCAACGGGACGCAGGTACGGTCTCATCCTTACCGTGCACGATCTCATCTACTATTCGCATCCGCTGCCCCCTGCCGATCTGCCCTCAGCAGTCCGAATGCTGTGGCGGGCCTACCACCTCAGCTTCGCCCCGCAACGTCTGCTGCTGGGGCGCGCCGATGCGATCGCAGCCGTGAGTCAGACGACGAAGGACCTCATCGCCGATCACCGGCTGTCAACGAAGCCAGTGACGGTCGTGTCCAATGCCGCCGAGGCTGCTGTTGCCGGAGTCCGCGCGGTCAACAGGCATGATGCACGCTCGCTGGTCTACATGGGCGCGTTCCTGCCGTACAAGAACGTCGAAACCCTCATTCGCTCGCTCGTGCATCTGCCGGGGTGGACACTGCACATCGCCAGCCGCATCGACGGCAGACGTGAAGCCGCATTGCGTGCGCTGATCCCTGACCAGGCGAAGGTGGTCTTCCACCGGGGTGTCAGTGATGACGAGTATGCAGAACTGCTCGAGGGCGCGACCGCTCTGGTCACGGCCTCTCAGGAGGAGGGGTTCGGGCTTCCTGTCATCGAGGCGATGGCCCAGGGGGTCCCAGTGGCGATCTCGGACATTTCGATCTTCCATGAGATCGCGGGGGACGCTGCCGTGTACTTCGACCCCGATGACGCCAGTGACGTGGCAGCCACGATCGGCCGTCTCACAGATGCCAGACTGTGGTCCGAACTCTCGGCGGCAGGGCAGAAGCAGGCACAGTCATTCGATTGGGACTCATCGGCACAGGCGCTGGTCGGCATGATTCGCTCGGTTCAGGCCTCACGGCAGTGA